A part of Acipenser ruthenus chromosome 12, fAciRut3.2 maternal haplotype, whole genome shotgun sequence genomic DNA contains:
- the ppp2r3a gene encoding serine/threonine-protein phosphatase 2A regulatory subunit B'' subunit alpha isoform X2 — MMIKEASLRRDPDLRGELAFLARGCDFVLPSRFKKRLKSFQQAQVQIKQEKKPGTPPPAPAASTPSPRTPTPPPVNKVVITAPISINIPRFYFPKGLPNPTANLDETIAKIEAAFAELEEEKADIYEMGKIAKACNCPLYWKAPMFNAAGGERTGFVSVHAFIAMWRKLLHSCYDDASKFVYLLVRPGCAYLEQEDFIPLLQDIVDTHPGLTFLKDAPEFHSRYITTVIQRIFYTVNRSWSGKITMTELRRSNFLQTLALLEEEDDINQITDYFSYEHFYVIYCKFWELDTDHDLFVDQKDLARYNEHASSNRITERIFSGAVTRGNSVQKEGRMSYADFVWFLISEEDKKNPTSIEYWFKCMDLDGDGVLSMYELEYFYEEQCERMEGMGIEPLPFHDLLCQMLDLVKCTDQGKITLRDLKHCRMAHVFYDTFFNLEKYLDHEQRDPFAVQKDVENDGPEPSDWDKYAAEEYEILVAEETANEQLQEGSFEDDYESDELTVASEIGNKKDKLVISDLSA, encoded by the exons ATGATGATCAAGGAGGCTTCTTTGAGGAGGGATCCTGACTTGCGGGGCGAGCTAGCTTTTCTTGCTAGGGGCTGTGACTTTGTCCTCCCCTCTCGCTTTAAGAAGAGGCTCAAATCCTTCCAGCAAGCGCAG gTCCAAATCAAGCAAGAGAAGAAACCTGGAACTCCTCCCCCAGCACCTGCAGCCTCCACCCCCAGTCCACGCACACCGACCCCTCCACCAGTAAACAAGGTGGTCATCACTGCCCCCATCTCCATAAACATTCCACGCTTCTATTTCCCCAAAGGACTTCCAAACCCTACTGCCAACCTCGACGAGACCATTGCCAAGATTGAAGCAGCGTTCGCAGAGTTAGAGGAAGAGAAAGCTGATATTTATGAAATGGGAAAGATTGCTAAG gcatgcAATTGTCCGCTATACTGGAAGGCCCCGATGTTTAATGCTGCTGGAGGTGAAAGGACAGGATTTGTTTCTGTCCACGCATTCATAGCGATGTGGAGGAA GTTATTGCACAGCTGCTATGACGATGCATCAAAGTTTGTTTACCTATTAGTCAGACCTGGCTGTGCCTACCTTGAACAGGAAGACTTCATCCCATTATTACAG GATATTGTGGACACTCATCCAGGTTTGACGTTTTTGAAGGATGCCCCTGAATTCCATTCTCGGTACATTACCACG GTAATTCAGAGGATATTCTACACAGTCAACCGATCCTGGTCAGGGAAAATCACCATGACTGAGCTGAGACGGAGCAACTTCCTGCAA ACCCTTGCTCTTCTGGAGGAAGAGGACGATATCAACCAGATTACAGATTATTTCTCCTACGAACACTTCTACGTGATCTACTGTAAATTCTGGGAGCTGGACACAGACCATGATCTTTTCGTTGACCAGAAGGACCTGGCCAGGTATAACGAACATG CTTCATCGAATAGAATTACTGAGAGAATATTCTCTGGAGCGGTAacaag GGGGAACTCTGTGCAGAAAGAAGGCCGGATGAGCTATGCAGATTTTGTCTGGTTTCTGATCTCTGAAGAGGATAAGAAGAATCCCACCAG TATTGAGTACTGGTTCAAGTGCATGGACCTCGATGGGGACGGAGTGCTGTCCATGTATGAGCTGGAGTACTTCTATGAGGAGCAATGCGAGAGAATGGAAGGGATGGGCATCGAACCACTGCCATTCCACGACCTGCTCTGCCAGATGCTGGATCTAGTGAAATGTACAGACCAAG GTAAAATAACTCTTCGGGATCTGAAGCACTGCAGAATGGCGCATGTATTCTATGACACCTTCTTTAACTTGGAGAAGTACCTGGACCATGAACAGAGAGATCCATTTGCTGTGCAAAAG gatgtaGAGAACGATGGTCCAGAGCCCTCAGACTGGGATAAATATGCAGCTGAAGAATACGAGATCCTGGTGGCTGAAGAGACGGCTAATGAACAGTTACAGGAAGG TTCATTTGAAGACGATTATGAATCTGACGAACTCACGGTCGCATCAGAAATCGGAAACAAGAAGGACAAACTGGTCATTTCAGACCTTTCAGCATAA
- the LOC117417414 gene encoding E3 ubiquitin-protein ligase MSL2-like, with protein sequence MNPVNATALYVSACRSVLQCDPRDPQSFTELYKLLPFFRQSLSCLVCGNLLQDPIAPTNSTCQHYVCKTCKGKKMMMKPSCSWCKDYEQFEDNKQLCILVDCYRKLCEYIAESPLAQQIASAVGGSPDILAMLKEGLLLNEDEQGDSQVALSQSLSHSPVPSTSENHSNSQLETSSELHEQAADTDMCRSRINGLHDCNGLSMDELAASLPSPENAANSIDVCSTGNNLKSEGFPDELPTVCTEGIDICGFSEGMKHNNDPLLLSVEEVLRSLEPDPVTEDCNEALQSSLETTGSLNGPFSDPKLPSLPLDTEVFVSCHPLPSSGISCSATTPKAARMNRKRSRSESDSEKIQPLPISSIIQAPPLAATAPAPVKREPKVPATVPNGGTVKVSKTLLVSNKSIKKNPDHGAKKAYSKAKQGVPKTKDKTKERLLSNNLMPGSPNKVVYKKPQEKKGCKCGRATQNPSVLTCRGQRCPCYSNRKACLDCICRGCQNSYMANGEKKLEAFAVPEKALEQTRLTLGINVTSIAVRNASTSANVINVTTGSPVATFLAASPHEDKNFDETLDMRFDC encoded by the exons ATGAACCCGGTGAATGCCACCGCTCTTTATGTGTCAGCTTGTCGTTCGGTGCTGCAGTGCGATCCGAGGGACCCACAGTCCTTCACGGAGCTTTACAAGCTCTTACCATTCTTCAGGCAGTCTCTTTCATGCCTTGTTTGTG ggaacttGCTACAAGATCCAATAGCTCCAACCAACTCCACTTGTCAGCACTATGTGTGCAAAACCTGTAAGGGTAAGAAAATGATGATGAAACCCTCTTGCAGCTGGTGTAAGGACTATGAACAATTCGAAGACAACAAGCAACTTTGTATTTTAGTGGACTGCTACCGGAAGCTCTGTGAGTATATTGCTGAGTCACCATTAGCCCAGCAAATAGCCAGTGCTGTTGGAGGCTCCCCAGATATTTTGGCTATGTTGAAAGAGGGGCTGTTGTTAAATGAAGATGAGCAGGGAGATTCTCAAGTGGCTCTGTCTCAAAGTTTATCACATTCCCCGGTACCTTCGACCTCTGAGAACCACAGCAACTCGCAGTTAGAGACGTCATCAGAGCTCCATGAACAAGCAGCAGACACGGACATGTGCCGGTCTCGCATAAATGGATTGCATGACTGTAATGGGCTCTCAATGGATGAGCTGGCAGCCAGCCTCCCTTCACCAGAAAATGCTGCCAATTCCATTGATGTATGTAGCACTGGGAACAACCTCAAAAGCGAGGGCTTTCCTGACGAGCTGCCGACAGTCTGCACTGAAGGTATTGACATCTGCGGCTTCAGCGAGGGCATGAAACACAACAACGACCCTCTTTTGCTGAGCGTTGAGGAGGTGCTCAGAAGCTTGGAGCCGGACCCTGTTACTGAGGACTGCAATGAGGCCTTGCAGTCTAGCTTGGAGACAACAGGCTCACTGAATGGACCTTTCTCTGATCCCAAGTTGCCCTCCCTCCCTCTGGACACTGAGGTCTTTGTTTCCTGTCACCCTTTGCCCTCCTCTGGGATCTCCTGTTCGGCGACCACCCCCAAAGCAGCAAGGATGAATCGCAAGCGATCGCGATCAGAGAGCGATAGCGAGAAGATCCAGCCCCTGCCCATCTCCAGCATTATCCAGGCCCCCCCGTTGGCAGCCACTGCTCCTGCGCCGGTTAAGCGGGAGCCCAAGGTCCCAGCCACTGTGCCAAACGGGGGCACTGTCAAGGTGAGTAAAACACTGCTGGTGTCCAACAAGAGCATCAAGAAGAATCCTGACCACGGGGCCAAGAAAGCCTACTCGAAGGCCAAACAAGGGGTCCCTAAGACCAAGGACAAAACGAAAGAACGTCTTCTCAGCAATAACTTGATGCCGGGCAGTCCCAACAAAGTTGTGTACAAAAAACCACAGGAAAAGAAAGGCTGTAAATGTGGCCGGGCCACCCAAAATCCAAGTGTTCTTACGTGCCGTGGCCAACGGTGCCCATGTTACTCTAACCGCAAAGCCTGCTTGGACTGCATCTGTCGGGGCTGCCAGAACTCATACATGGCCAATGGCGAGAAAAAGCTGGAGGCCTTTGCTGTGCCAGAAAAGGCTTTGGAGCAGACCAGGCTCACACTGGGCATCAATGTTACAAGCATTGCCGTACGGAATGCAAGCACAAGCGCAAACGTCATCAATGTCACAACAGGTTCTCCTGTCGCCACGTTCCTAGCTGCCAGCCCTCACGAGGACAAAAACTTTGATGAGACTCTAGACATGAGGTTTGACTGCTGA